One stretch of Flavobacterium sp. 9 DNA includes these proteins:
- the queA gene encoding tRNA preQ1(34) S-adenosylmethionine ribosyltransferase-isomerase QueA, which produces MKLSHFQFNLPKELLAEFPAENRDESRLMVIDRQKQTIEHKMFKDVINYFDDGDVLILNNTKVFPARLYGNKEKTGARIEVFLLRELNSEQRLWDVLVDPARKIRIGNKLYFGDDDSLVAEVIDNTTSRGRTLRFLYDGSYEEFRNKLTELGETPIPKYINREVTAEDAERYQTIYAKEEGAVAAPTAGLHFSKHLLKKLEIKGVNFAEVTLHVGLGTFNPVEVEDLSKHKMDSEELIINQEACDIVNAAKASRKRICAVGTTSMRAIESSVSSQNTLNPYEGWTNKFIFPPHDFSIANCMITNFHTPKSTLLMMISAFCGHDLMKRAYEEAIKEGYKFYSYGDAMLIL; this is translated from the coding sequence ATGAAATTATCACATTTTCAGTTTAATTTACCGAAAGAACTTTTAGCGGAATTCCCGGCAGAAAATAGAGACGAATCTCGTTTAATGGTAATCGATCGTCAAAAACAAACTATAGAACATAAAATGTTTAAAGATGTTATCAATTATTTTGATGACGGAGACGTTTTGATTCTTAACAATACTAAAGTTTTTCCTGCACGTTTGTACGGAAACAAAGAAAAAACAGGAGCAAGAATTGAAGTTTTCTTATTAAGAGAATTAAATTCAGAGCAACGTCTTTGGGACGTTTTAGTTGATCCGGCTAGAAAAATCCGTATTGGAAACAAACTTTATTTTGGTGACGACGATTCATTAGTTGCTGAGGTAATTGACAATACTACTTCTCGTGGTAGAACTTTACGTTTTTTATATGACGGTTCTTACGAAGAATTCAGAAATAAATTGACAGAACTTGGAGAAACTCCAATTCCTAAATACATCAATAGAGAAGTAACTGCAGAAGATGCTGAAAGATACCAAACTATTTATGCAAAAGAAGAAGGAGCTGTAGCTGCACCAACTGCTGGTTTACACTTCTCAAAACACCTTTTGAAAAAATTAGAAATCAAAGGAGTTAATTTTGCTGAAGTAACATTACACGTTGGTTTAGGAACTTTTAATCCAGTTGAGGTTGAAGATTTATCTAAACACAAAATGGATTCTGAGGAATTGATTATTAATCAGGAAGCATGTGATATTGTAAATGCTGCAAAAGCAAGCAGAAAACGTATTTGTGCTGTTGGAACAACTTCAATGCGTGCAATTGAAAGTTCTGTTTCTTCTCAAAATACTTTAAATCCTTATGAAGGATGGACAAATAAATTTATTTTCCCTCCTCATGATTTCAGTATTGCAAACTGTATGATTACAAATTTCCACACACCAAAATCAACATTATTAATGATGATTTCTGCTTTCTGTGGACATGATTTAATGAAAAGAGCATACGAAGAAGCAATCAAAGAAGGATATAAATTCTATTCTTACGGAGATGCAATGTTGATTCTTTAA